A portion of the Terriglobia bacterium genome contains these proteins:
- a CDS encoding DUF362 domain-containing protein, which yields MDRREFVKTLGTCSIAAGGIVLGVPMFGQEKEPPQKVETNILDFTKVPKTRYSLPGPFPGRVIRVTDKRSLQEDRFDAKVIAEMVEKGIARLTGKSTKESFGLFFEQNDIIGLKVNPVGPPLINTRPELVEAVIEWLVTSGVPKQNIIIWDRFDYMLKDAGFTPARFPGVGIQGLQTMDETGNNWRDQDGNHLSINNFDREFYYFAKGVVGKNVQGYKDDEFYLNQHVFNGEYSYFGKLITRKLTKIVNLAAYKNTGNAISMACKNLGYGSICNSGRLHAPLSLNVCAEVLAAPVIRDKLVLNITDGIRGQYEGGPDKNAQFVYANHSLYFATDPFALDMVCHRELVGKRKEMGIQVNENPRFTEYLHYGEKLGLGVANVEKINLVQV from the coding sequence ATGGACCGCCGGGAATTCGTCAAAACTCTTGGAACCTGCTCGATAGCCGCCGGAGGCATAGTCCTCGGTGTGCCGATGTTCGGCCAGGAAAAGGAACCTCCGCAAAAGGTCGAAACCAACATCCTCGACTTCACCAAGGTTCCGAAAACCAGATATTCGCTGCCGGGTCCATTCCCCGGCCGGGTCATCAGGGTCACGGATAAGCGCTCTCTTCAGGAGGACCGGTTCGATGCCAAGGTAATAGCTGAAATGGTCGAAAAAGGCATCGCCAGACTCACCGGAAAAAGCACGAAGGAGAGTTTCGGCCTGTTCTTCGAACAAAACGACATCATTGGTCTGAAGGTCAATCCTGTCGGACCTCCCCTGATCAACACGCGTCCGGAACTGGTGGAAGCGGTCATCGAGTGGCTGGTCACGAGTGGTGTGCCTAAACAGAATATTATTATCTGGGACCGGTTCGACTACATGCTCAAGGACGCCGGGTTCACGCCGGCACGCTTCCCCGGAGTAGGGATCCAAGGTCTGCAGACCATGGATGAGACGGGGAACAACTGGCGCGACCAGGACGGCAACCACCTGAGCATCAACAACTTTGACCGGGAGTTCTACTACTTCGCCAAAGGCGTTGTGGGGAAGAATGTGCAGGGCTACAAAGACGACGAGTTTTACCTGAATCAGCACGTGTTCAACGGCGAGTACTCCTACTTCGGCAAACTGATCACCCGGAAGCTGACGAAGATCGTCAACCTGGCAGCCTACAAGAACACAGGCAACGCCATCTCGATGGCCTGCAAGAATCTCGGATACGGCTCAATCTGCAACAGCGGGCGGCTGCACGCGCCCTTGTCCTTGAACGTCTGCGCCGAGGTCCTGGCAGCGCCTGTGATCCGCGACAAGCTGGTCCTGAACATCACCGATGGGATTCGCGGGCAATATGAAGGCGGCCCCGACAAGAATGCCCAGTTCGTTTATGCCAATCACTCCCTCTACTTTGCCACCGATCCCTTTGCGCTCGACATGGTCTGCCATCGTGAGTTGGTGGGAAAGCGCAAGGAAATGGGGATTCAGGTCAACGAGAATCCCCGCTTCACCGAATACCTCCATTATGGCGAGAAACTGGGCCTCGGCGTGGCCAACGTGGAGAAAATCAACCTGGTTCAAGTATGA
- a CDS encoding winged helix-turn-helix domain-containing protein, whose amino-acid sequence MKQIASDPEITQMELAPRCVLSVAMVNIYMKRLCSTGLLEYRQMSSKCVSHHLTAIPKRQPLLEAQKQPKGGRR is encoded by the coding sequence TTGAAGCAGATTGCCTCGGATCCGGAAATCACGCAGATGGAACTGGCGCCGCGCTGCGTGCTGTCAGTCGCGATGGTGAACATTTATATGAAAAGACTTTGCAGCACAGGTCTTCTCGAATATCGGCAGATGAGCTCAAAGTGCGTTTCCCACCATCTGACGGCGATTCCAAAGCGGCAACCCCTTCTGGAGGCGCAGAAGCAACCTAAGGGCGGTAGGCGTTAA
- a CDS encoding glycosyltransferase family 4 protein, producing MNRRILHVIPFLWSGAGGVVTRLCLSQSLRATVAIVTSGYSRGFSDWPAYRRRLSMAGIRHFSIDLFDRDPAVFWHSVDALTAAVRKFKPHIVHCHAGVPACVAAISRHTAGRRFSLLSQFHSWGIARPDWMNAMDLWGFGQSDHMVCAARSYRKILINGGIRRERIDYIPWGLPLEEIRQVGRRPRGRGARGPRLGFVGRIEPRKGQADLIQAFACYHRRKPDSMLALVGPVGDEGYAQIVRSLIRDFGIEDSVLMTGNVANVFRHIRGWDLFVSMSQDEGQGMAILEAMALGVPVLARSVPGVQDYLRHGHNGLALESGAPAEAAKMIAWALEHPDRLESMASRAQLMVERKYRWEDTLRRFDALYDSLRALAHRHGPSGAGGGCGDTVVQAPGMKNLRMCRKWMDVAAARSGRIVGE from the coding sequence ATGAATCGAAGAATTCTGCACGTGATCCCATTTCTCTGGAGTGGTGCTGGTGGCGTCGTGACGCGCCTCTGCCTGTCACAGTCCCTCCGGGCGACTGTGGCAATTGTTACCAGCGGATATTCCAGGGGATTTTCGGACTGGCCTGCCTACCGCCGTCGGCTTTCCATGGCAGGTATTCGTCACTTCTCAATCGATCTGTTCGATCGGGATCCCGCAGTTTTCTGGCACAGTGTTGACGCGCTTACAGCTGCAGTTCGAAAGTTCAAGCCGCACATAGTTCATTGTCATGCCGGAGTCCCCGCCTGCGTGGCAGCCATCTCAAGGCACACCGCAGGCAGGAGGTTCTCTCTTCTCAGCCAGTTCCACAGCTGGGGGATTGCGCGGCCGGATTGGATGAACGCCATGGATCTCTGGGGTTTCGGGCAGTCAGATCACATGGTCTGTGCAGCACGTTCCTACAGGAAGATCCTGATCAACGGCGGCATCCGCCGGGAGCGCATCGATTACATACCGTGGGGGCTCCCCCTGGAAGAGATCCGGCAGGTGGGGAGGCGTCCCAGGGGCCGCGGCGCTCGCGGTCCGCGCCTGGGATTTGTGGGAAGAATCGAACCTCGCAAGGGTCAGGCCGATTTGATCCAGGCGTTTGCATGCTACCACCGGCGCAAGCCCGACTCTATGCTGGCACTGGTCGGTCCGGTTGGGGATGAGGGTTACGCACAGATAGTCAGATCGCTGATCCGCGATTTCGGTATTGAGGATAGCGTCCTGATGACGGGAAACGTTGCCAATGTCTTCCGACACATTCGAGGATGGGATTTATTTGTCTCGATGTCGCAGGACGAGGGACAGGGTATGGCCATACTCGAAGCAATGGCTCTGGGAGTGCCGGTTCTCGCCCGCAGTGTCCCTGGGGTCCAGGATTACCTGAGGCACGGGCACAACGGCCTGGCACTGGAGTCGGGTGCGCCTGCCGAGGCGGCGAAGATGATCGCCTGGGCCCTGGAGCATCCCGATCGGCTCGAGAGCATGGCATCGCGTGCTCAGCTTATGGTCGAGCGGAAATATCGCTGGGAGGATACGCTGCGCCGTTTTGACGCGCTCTATGACAGCTTGCGAGCGCTCGCACATCGGCACGGCCCATCCGGTGCCGGCGGCGGATGCGGCGATACTGTTGTCCAGGCGCCAGGCATGAAAAACCTGCGGATGTGCAGAAAATGGATGGACGTCGCTGCAGCAAGATCAGGCCGCATAGTCGGTGAATGA
- a CDS encoding M23 family metallopeptidase, whose translation MKTNEQESRNPRNARKWFSFISWVFIFASPGAAGADIKVTHQARSLQPGEVVLFQVESAQPLRRLQASVFGHEFPFFPNGANWTALVGIDLDTKPGRYPVKLSGSDASGEPVVSQDTLVVLAKKFPTRELTVDEKYVTPPPEAQARIKREAEKVRAIFDALSPRRYWLGAFHVPVPGPPISEFGKRSIYNGKPRSPHAGTDFQGATGTPVQAPNAGRVVLAADLYYSGNTVILDHGLGLYSYFGHLSAFSVREGDQLSTGDVVGKVGATGLVTGPHLHWSVRLVGTRVDPLSLIFLFRRQSQKSPNRM comes from the coding sequence ATGAAAACAAACGAACAGGAATCGCGAAATCCCCGAAATGCACGAAAGTGGTTCTCGTTTATCTCATGGGTATTCATCTTTGCATCCCCGGGCGCGGCGGGCGCCGATATCAAGGTCACCCATCAGGCACGATCTCTTCAACCCGGCGAGGTAGTTCTTTTCCAAGTGGAGAGTGCGCAACCGCTGCGCCGACTTCAGGCTTCCGTTTTCGGGCACGAATTTCCCTTTTTCCCGAATGGAGCCAACTGGACGGCACTCGTCGGGATTGATCTCGACACCAAGCCCGGCCGGTATCCAGTCAAGCTGAGCGGATCGGACGCGAGCGGCGAGCCCGTGGTGTCCCAGGATACGCTCGTCGTTCTCGCCAAGAAGTTTCCCACCCGCGAGCTCACCGTCGATGAGAAGTATGTCACTCCGCCGCCAGAGGCGCAGGCGCGGATCAAAAGAGAAGCCGAAAAGGTGCGCGCGATCTTCGATGCGCTCTCACCCCGACGATATTGGCTCGGAGCTTTCCACGTTCCTGTCCCCGGACCGCCGATCAGTGAGTTCGGCAAGAGAAGCATCTACAACGGCAAGCCGCGCAGCCCGCATGCCGGCACAGACTTCCAAGGGGCGACCGGCACGCCGGTCCAGGCACCGAACGCGGGCAGGGTGGTTCTGGCCGCAGACCTATATTATTCAGGCAACACCGTAATCCTGGATCACGGTCTGGGCTTGTATTCCTATTTCGGCCATCTATCGGCTTTTTCGGTGCGAGAAGGGGATCAGCTCAGCACGGGTGACGTCGTGGGCAAGGTGGGAGCCACGGGCTTGGTGACGGGTCCGCATCTCCACTGGTCTGTGCGCCTGGTGGGGACCCGTGTGGACCCCCTCTCCCTGATCTTCCTCTTTCGGCGACAGTCACAAAAATCCCCTAATCGAATGTGA
- a CDS encoding B12-binding domain-containing radical SAM protein — translation MKVLLIDPAGTQRCVTHNAGLAFLSSALLQRGYDVRVLDLNNYEYSDEEAGRYARGYEPDWIGVSVKTALVSSAEKTMRAIRADWPGARTIIGGPHIGVLGMPYLAQQDLYEFGLVGEGERALPDLIEGKAPHSIPGLIFHENGSWHANPSDFILDLDNLPYPTYRAWDRIDRSLFPYLMVHSRGCPYRCAFCSVPRINGRRFRKRSPEGVVEELRHARKEYVFRDFEFIDDNLTLDIEHAKKVCDALIQADLGVGWYANNGIRADRLDRELAGLMKRSGCKGVAIGVESADDEILKAIKKAETIEEMARGIRLLKEAGIVVGGHFIIGLPGDTLDKVQKSLRFKDEVGLDYAYFNQLVPYPGTEVSEWAFKHGTILVNDISDASHFGRKNEVLMETPEFPKADRERVFLMLAVDGNNGLVSCQDFKTLYADMPGCRALVIRSGRMDPYSHIRSLLPENSVQDVLVSRGVRVDNPDVNRTFEYSRPGLMRFNGFSRELKQQLVRAYDIVIYVNTLQTGLSFDNIVTIARNCGKRIYEYQAGQQLREVKADGYSTAKIYSRAS, via the coding sequence ATGAAGGTGCTGCTGATCGATCCGGCGGGCACCCAGAGGTGCGTGACGCACAATGCTGGCCTAGCGTTCCTGTCTAGTGCTCTTCTGCAACGCGGCTATGATGTGCGGGTGCTGGACCTGAACAATTACGAATACTCCGATGAGGAGGCAGGCCGATACGCGCGCGGATATGAGCCTGACTGGATCGGAGTATCCGTCAAGACGGCCCTGGTCAGTTCGGCTGAGAAAACCATGCGCGCGATCCGGGCGGATTGGCCCGGGGCACGTACCATCATTGGAGGGCCTCACATCGGCGTGCTCGGGATGCCCTACCTGGCTCAACAGGACCTGTACGAGTTTGGTCTGGTCGGTGAGGGAGAGCGCGCCCTGCCTGATCTCATCGAAGGGAAGGCTCCACATTCCATTCCGGGCCTGATCTTCCATGAAAACGGAAGCTGGCATGCCAACCCGAGCGACTTCATTCTCGATCTGGACAATCTCCCTTATCCCACCTACCGCGCCTGGGATCGCATCGATCGATCCCTGTTTCCGTACCTGATGGTTCACAGTCGCGGTTGTCCCTATCGCTGTGCCTTTTGCAGCGTGCCTCGAATCAACGGCCGCCGGTTCCGGAAACGATCGCCAGAAGGGGTGGTTGAGGAGTTGCGTCATGCGCGAAAGGAATATGTCTTCAGGGATTTTGAATTCATCGACGATAACCTGACACTGGACATTGAGCACGCCAAGAAAGTGTGTGATGCACTCATCCAGGCGGATCTGGGTGTGGGCTGGTACGCAAACAATGGGATCCGTGCCGACCGCCTCGACCGGGAGTTGGCCGGACTTATGAAGAGATCCGGCTGCAAAGGGGTGGCCATCGGCGTTGAGTCGGCAGATGACGAGATCCTGAAGGCCATCAAGAAAGCTGAAACCATCGAGGAGATGGCTCGCGGCATTCGCCTGCTGAAAGAAGCTGGCATTGTTGTCGGCGGACATTTTATCATTGGGCTCCCCGGCGACACACTCGACAAGGTGCAGAAAAGCCTCCGGTTCAAGGACGAAGTCGGCCTCGACTACGCTTACTTCAATCAGCTGGTTCCCTATCCCGGCACCGAGGTGAGCGAGTGGGCCTTCAAGCACGGAACAATCCTGGTCAACGACATCTCCGATGCCAGCCATTTCGGCCGGAAAAATGAGGTCCTGATGGAGACGCCCGAGTTTCCAAAGGCCGACCGGGAGCGCGTTTTTCTCATGCTTGCCGTGGATGGCAACAATGGTCTGGTCAGCTGCCAGGATTTCAAAACTCTATATGCCGACATGCCGGGTTGCAGGGCACTGGTAATTCGCTCCGGGCGCATGGACCCATACAGCCACATCCGCTCGCTCCTGCCGGAGAACTCGGTGCAGGACGTGTTGGTTTCGCGAGGCGTGCGGGTCGATAATCCGGACGTTAACCGTACTTTCGAATACTCACGCCCCGGCCTCATGAGATTCAACGGATTCAGTCGTGAGTTGAAACAGCAGTTGGTGAGGGCCTACGACATCGTGATCTATGTGAACACACTTCAGACCGGACTCAGTTTCGACAACATTGTTACCATCGCCAGAAATTGCGGAAAAAGGATCTACGAGTACCAGGCCGGGCAACAGCTGCGCGAGGTCAAGGCCGACGGCTACTCGACTGCGAAGATTTATTCCCGTGCCTCTTGA
- a CDS encoding ChaN family lipoprotein, translating into MPSKVLILILLTTTSLLAQQDSLHLTVGDPARKNKEAKVVLDAVTETATGEQLTPGETVARLAGTHLIYIGESHTTMDFHRVQKKMIEELQGAGRKVLIGLEMYPSTEQQYLDDWCGGLLTESGFIRLSHWYKNWGYHWNYYRDIFVFARDHGIRMFALNAPREVVSSVTKKGLENLSPEERAHIAPKIDTSSEEHLTLFKAFFAESMGMHSVMSDSRVDAMFASQCTWDATMGYNAVQALKEHGDENTVMVVLIGSGHVAYNLGIQRQAAQWYDGKMASIIPIQVLDERGRPVESVQASYADYIWGLPQEKAPLYPELGVATNEVPGESRRRVLSVSEGSPARSAGFQSGDVLISMDGVPLTDAETLNRLMAGKSWGDSAVFVVRRQSKEGAPQELTLIVNFRRPSSSARPAMPGKQGQISQTNAPRSQRSLR; encoded by the coding sequence ATGCCTAGCAAGGTTCTGATTCTGATTCTTTTGACCACAACCAGTCTGCTGGCCCAACAGGACAGCCTTCACCTCACTGTTGGGGACCCGGCCCGCAAGAACAAGGAGGCCAAGGTTGTGCTCGATGCCGTGACTGAGACCGCGACTGGTGAACAGCTGACCCCGGGCGAGACAGTTGCGCGGCTCGCCGGTACGCACCTCATTTATATCGGCGAAAGCCATACCACCATGGATTTTCATCGAGTCCAGAAGAAGATGATCGAGGAGCTGCAGGGCGCCGGGAGGAAGGTCCTCATCGGGCTGGAAATGTACCCCAGCACGGAGCAGCAATACCTGGACGATTGGTGCGGTGGCCTCCTTACAGAGAGCGGGTTCATTCGGTTGTCGCACTGGTACAAGAACTGGGGCTACCACTGGAACTACTACCGGGATATTTTCGTCTTCGCTCGCGATCACGGCATTCGTATGTTCGCGCTCAATGCACCCCGGGAAGTGGTGTCATCCGTAACCAAGAAGGGCCTTGAAAATCTGAGCCCGGAGGAAAGAGCGCACATCGCACCGAAGATCGATACTTCCAGCGAAGAGCACCTCACTCTATTTAAAGCATTTTTTGCCGAGTCCATGGGGATGCATTCCGTGATGAGCGACAGCCGGGTGGACGCCATGTTTGCATCCCAGTGCACCTGGGACGCTACGATGGGATATAACGCAGTTCAGGCGCTGAAAGAACACGGGGACGAAAACACCGTGATGGTTGTGCTCATTGGCTCAGGCCATGTTGCGTACAATCTCGGGATTCAGAGGCAGGCAGCCCAATGGTATGACGGCAAAATGGCGTCCATCATTCCCATCCAGGTGCTTGACGAGAGGGGTCGGCCGGTTGAGAGCGTTCAGGCATCCTACGCCGATTACATCTGGGGACTGCCGCAAGAAAAGGCCCCCCTCTACCCGGAGCTTGGGGTCGCGACCAACGAAGTTCCCGGGGAATCCCGGCGCCGGGTTCTTTCGGTGAGCGAAGGTTCCCCGGCAAGAAGCGCCGGATTTCAATCAGGGGATGTCCTTATCTCCATGGATGGAGTTCCTTTGACCGACGCCGAAACCTTGAATCGGCTCATGGCGGGGAAATCCTGGGGAGACTCCGCGGTTTTTGTCGTCCGCAGACAGTCGAAGGAAGGCGCGCCGCAGGAATTGACCCTCATAGTCAATTTCCGGCGCCCCTCTTCCTCCGCACGGCCGGCGATGCCAGGCAAACAGGGACAGATTTCACAAACAAATGCTCCGCGGTCTCAGCGATCTCTGCGTTGA
- the typA gene encoding translational GTPase TypA, which produces MSLSIAQAREDIRNIAIIAHVDHGKTTLVDAMLKQSGTFRANERIVERVMDSLDLERERGITIMAKNTAIHFCGVKINIVDTPGHADFGGEVERVLKMVDGVMLLVDASEGPLPQTRFVLRKALEQKLPAIVVVNKIDRADARPEEVVNEIYDLFIDLDANEEQITFPILYAISRDGIARRELNDGSQDLLPLFEQILETIPAPRPLLADRLQILVTMLDYSDYVGRIAIGRIFSGRVAVGDNVSVCKLDGTIERTRITMLYTFDGLKHQPAEEARAGEIIALAGIEGIFIGETVTDAENPAPLPAIQVDEPTISMVFQVNTAPFAGRDGKYVTSRHLRGRLNKEMLGNVAIRVEDMGVMDSFKVSGRGELQLAILIEMMRREGYEMQVSKPEVITRVLDGKKLEPIELVVIDCPDAFIGVVTEALGRRKGRMTKMVNHGAGRVRLEFEVPTRGLIGFRSEFLTDTKGTGLLNTLFLRWGEWLGEITNRLTGALVADRPGAATSYALYNLQERGELFIRPGTAVYEGMVVGENARNVDLNVNVVKEKKLTNMRASTSDEAIRLVPFRELSLEQALEFINDDELVEVTPQAIRLRKKILTANQR; this is translated from the coding sequence ATGAGTTTGTCAATAGCACAAGCCAGAGAAGACATCCGGAACATCGCCATCATCGCCCATGTCGACCACGGCAAGACCACGCTGGTGGATGCGATGCTCAAGCAGAGCGGCACGTTTCGCGCAAACGAGCGCATAGTCGAGCGCGTGATGGACAGCCTCGACCTCGAACGCGAGCGCGGCATCACCATCATGGCCAAGAACACGGCCATCCACTTCTGCGGGGTCAAGATCAACATCGTCGACACCCCCGGCCATGCCGACTTCGGGGGAGAAGTGGAGCGGGTCCTGAAGATGGTCGACGGCGTCATGCTGCTGGTCGACGCGTCGGAAGGCCCGCTGCCGCAAACGCGCTTCGTGCTGCGCAAAGCGCTGGAACAGAAACTCCCCGCCATCGTGGTGGTCAACAAGATCGACCGTGCCGACGCCAGGCCCGAGGAGGTCGTCAACGAGATCTATGACCTCTTCATCGATCTGGATGCCAATGAGGAACAGATCACCTTCCCCATACTCTATGCCATAAGCAGAGATGGGATTGCGAGGCGCGAGTTGAACGACGGCTCGCAGGATCTGCTTCCGCTCTTCGAGCAGATTCTGGAGACTATACCAGCTCCCCGCCCACTGCTTGCCGACAGGCTGCAAATCCTGGTGACGATGCTAGACTACAGCGACTACGTGGGCAGGATCGCGATCGGAAGGATCTTTTCGGGCCGGGTCGCAGTCGGAGACAACGTTTCCGTCTGCAAGCTCGACGGCACCATCGAAAGGACGCGCATTACCATGCTTTACACCTTCGATGGTCTGAAACACCAGCCGGCTGAAGAAGCGCGCGCCGGCGAGATCATCGCTCTCGCCGGCATTGAAGGGATCTTCATCGGTGAGACGGTTACGGACGCGGAAAATCCGGCGCCGCTGCCGGCAATCCAGGTCGATGAGCCCACCATATCGATGGTTTTCCAGGTGAATACCGCCCCATTTGCCGGCCGCGACGGGAAATATGTGACCTCCCGCCACCTCAGAGGGCGCCTCAACAAGGAGATGCTCGGCAACGTGGCGATCCGCGTGGAGGACATGGGGGTAATGGACAGTTTCAAGGTTTCCGGACGCGGCGAACTTCAACTTGCAATCCTGATCGAGATGATGCGGCGCGAAGGCTACGAGATGCAGGTCTCGAAGCCTGAAGTCATCACGCGGGTCCTAGACGGGAAGAAGCTGGAGCCGATTGAACTGGTCGTCATCGACTGTCCTGATGCGTTCATAGGCGTCGTGACCGAAGCTCTCGGGCGCCGCAAGGGGCGCATGACAAAGATGGTGAACCACGGTGCCGGGCGGGTCAGGCTCGAATTCGAAGTTCCGACCAGAGGCCTGATCGGATTCCGCTCGGAATTTCTTACCGACACGAAAGGCACCGGTCTGTTGAATACGCTCTTCCTGCGGTGGGGCGAGTGGCTGGGAGAGATTACCAACCGGCTGACCGGAGCCCTGGTCGCGGACCGTCCGGGTGCCGCGACCAGCTATGCCCTTTACAACCTGCAGGAACGCGGCGAACTTTTCATCCGGCCCGGCACTGCGGTTTACGAAGGAATGGTTGTGGGCGAGAACGCCCGCAACGTCGATCTCAATGTCAACGTCGTCAAGGAAAAGAAGCTCACCAATATGAGGGCTTCCACCTCCGATGAAGCAATCCGACTTGTCCCCTTCCGCGAACTCTCCCTCGAGCAGGCCCTCGAATTCATTAACGACGACGAACTCGTCGAGGTCACCCCGCAGGCAATCCGACTGCGGAAGAAAATCCTGACGGCCAACCAGCGCTGA
- a CDS encoding class I SAM-dependent methyltransferase: protein MKRILIVTGLVLALAFAAFSQRGPRGGFRGGYSTDSLPQANSELEKKVLAVLEEAQKIGAMYQNVPVTDGRMLRLLTEAAGAKNVVEIGTSTGLSGLWLCLALQKTGGRLTTFEYDAGRAATARRHFKEAGVDQIVTIVEGDAHQTIARLKEPIDVLFIDADKEGYVDYLNKLLPLLRPGGLILAHNVGMANDYDKLVTANRALETLFYMEGEGLAITLKKR from the coding sequence ATGAAACGAATCCTGATTGTCACCGGCCTGGTGCTGGCGTTGGCCTTTGCAGCTTTCAGCCAGCGGGGCCCAAGGGGCGGCTTCCGCGGCGGATATTCGACCGACAGCCTGCCTCAGGCCAACTCAGAGCTTGAGAAGAAGGTGCTGGCGGTATTGGAGGAGGCGCAGAAGATCGGAGCCATGTATCAAAATGTTCCGGTCACCGACGGTAGAATGCTCCGGTTGCTCACCGAGGCGGCGGGCGCAAAGAACGTGGTCGAGATCGGCACATCCACGGGACTCTCCGGCCTGTGGTTATGCCTCGCCCTTCAGAAGACGGGCGGCAGGCTAACCACGTTTGAGTATGATGCGGGCCGAGCAGCCACCGCGCGCCGACACTTCAAGGAAGCCGGCGTCGATCAAATCGTGACCATTGTCGAGGGCGATGCGCACCAGACGATCGCCCGCCTCAAGGAACCGATCGATGTTCTGTTCATTGATGCCGACAAGGAGGGCTACGTCGATTATTTAAACAAACTGCTCCCCCTTCTGCGGCCGGGCGGCCTGATTCTGGCTCACAATGTGGGCATGGCTAACGACTACGACAAGCTGGTTACTGCCAACCGGGCGCTGGAAACATTGTTCTACATGGAAGGCGAGGGGCTGGCCATCACCCTGAAGAAACGCTGA
- a CDS encoding glycosyltransferase family 4 protein — MKILYFNSFSVVHGGAERLLFDTCTEMLERGHQIAIIIANDDRRLRNPEFWPARINRYYVPELILPLCDRRAYDRHRRTESYQDTLRYLQDIISIESPDLIHVHNFPSVEIFKELDADVPLIKTVHSFENLCETRLKLLPDGAICSYPMGKVCKAICGFEDSFRAVRVRCENHFSKFRFARFLAISDYIREVLLANGFPERKIRILPNFTRLTQKCVDVAEENRVLYVGRLTPEKGLLELIRAIRRMQRQPTLHIVGKDGVLGQSSFQDAILREAVTLGVDLDLQGWVIGDELSRAYARARLVAFSSVWPEPFGLVGIEAMLQGKPVVAFDTGGVRDWLRHKETGFLVPHGDLDQYAARIDQLLADDSLRRRMGDTARRYALERFTARRYMTDLLDIYMEVINEGAADRSGGHPEVRDAQCWPSVPV, encoded by the coding sequence ATGAAGATCCTTTACTTTAACTCTTTTTCGGTGGTGCACGGCGGCGCGGAGCGTCTCCTGTTCGATACCTGCACAGAAATGCTGGAACGAGGTCACCAGATCGCAATCATCATCGCGAACGACGATCGACGCTTGAGGAACCCCGAGTTCTGGCCCGCCCGAATTAATCGATACTATGTTCCGGAGTTGATTCTTCCCCTCTGCGACCGGCGCGCTTATGACAGGCACCGGCGCACGGAGAGCTATCAGGACACGCTTCGCTACCTGCAGGACATTATCAGCATCGAATCTCCGGACCTGATCCACGTTCACAATTTTCCGTCAGTGGAGATCTTCAAGGAGTTGGATGCGGACGTCCCCTTGATCAAGACCGTTCACAGCTTTGAGAACCTCTGCGAAACGCGCCTGAAGCTCCTGCCGGATGGAGCGATCTGCAGCTACCCGATGGGGAAGGTATGCAAAGCAATCTGCGGGTTCGAAGACAGCTTCCGGGCAGTGCGCGTGCGCTGCGAGAATCATTTCTCGAAGTTTCGTTTTGCACGTTTTCTGGCGATTTCGGACTACATCCGAGAAGTCCTGCTAGCCAACGGATTTCCGGAGCGGAAAATACGCATCCTGCCGAATTTCACCCGCCTGACACAGAAGTGCGTGGATGTGGCTGAAGAGAACCGAGTCTTGTATGTAGGCCGCCTGACCCCGGAAAAAGGGCTCTTGGAGCTGATCCGGGCTATCAGGCGGATGCAGAGACAACCGACACTGCATATTGTGGGCAAGGATGGAGTTCTAGGTCAGAGCAGCTTCCAGGATGCAATTCTGCGTGAGGCCGTAACTCTTGGCGTGGATTTGGATTTGCAGGGTTGGGTGATCGGCGACGAGTTGAGTCGGGCTTATGCGCGTGCCCGGCTGGTCGCGTTCAGTTCGGTGTGGCCGGAGCCGTTCGGCCTAGTAGGCATCGAGGCCATGCTGCAGGGCAAGCCGGTTGTGGCTTTCGATACCGGAGGAGTACGCGACTGGTTGAGGCACAAGGAGACGGGGTTCCTGGTTCCGCACGGGGATCTTGACCAGTATGCCGCGCGAATCGATCAGCTGCTTGCTGATGACAGCCTGCGCCGAAGAATGGGAGATACCGCTCGCCGGTATGCCTTGGAACGTTTCACTGCACGGCGCTATATGACGGACTTACTGGACATCTACATGGAGGTCATCAATGAAGGTGCTGCTGATCGATCCGGCGGGCACCCAGAGGTGCGTGACGCACAATGCTGGCCTAGCGTTCCTGTCTAG